The following are encoded together in the Deinococcus aerolatus genome:
- a CDS encoding helix-turn-helix domain-containing protein, translating to MTAPLAHDAEDFWQVYTASTCAVERCRAQFFALLAEGRRPSEVLHITRYSQFTAYELMARYRELGLAGLRDGRQNNRGAPRVLTAEQQQEACCSIASGL from the coding sequence TTGACGGCCCCCCTGGCGCACGATGCCGAAGACTTCTGGCAGGTGTACACCGCGAGCACCTGTGCCGTGGAACGGTGCAGGGCGCAATTCTTCGCGCTGCTCGCCGAAGGGCGGCGGCCGAGCGAGGTCTTGCACATCACCCGGTACAGTCAGTTCACCGCCTATGAACTCATGGCGAGGTATCGCGAGTTGGGTCTGGCGGGGCTGCGTGATGGGCGGCAAAACAACCGGGGCGCACCACGCGTGTTGACTGCAGAGCAGCAGCAAGAAGCTTGCTGCTCGATTGCAAGCGGACTTTGA
- a CDS encoding helix-turn-helix domain-containing protein, translating into MWSGKDVQTWVLEQCGKTVYLGRTYEFMRAAGFSPQKPRPRHVNGNETVKADFKAKG; encoded by the coding sequence GTGTGGTCGGGTAAAGACGTACAGACGTGGGTGCTCGAACAGTGTGGCAAGACGGTGTACCTGGGCCGCACCTATGAATTTATGCGGGCAGCGGGGTTCTCCCCGCAAAAACCCCGGCCCCGTCACGTGAACGGTAATGAAACGGTCAAAGCCGACTTCAAAGCAAAGGGCTAA